TCGACGTTGAACTCGCCGAGGTAGGCGGGCTTGCCGATCTCCTCGTGGGCGTCGACGACGCGGTTCCGGATGTACGCCGCCCCCTCCTCGAGCGGGAAATTCCAGTGATCCGGATACAGGTGGAACGAGCAGGCGTCGATCGTCTCGATCGAGTGGTGGTCGACGTAGTCCTGCCCGTCCCAGTTGCCGTCCGGGTACTCGTCCTCCCGGGTTCCGTAGTAGTGGCCCTCCGACCCCGTCGAGACGAGGTGATTCCCGTCGAGGTCGTTGACGTACGTCGACATGTCTTCGAACCAGGTCCCGAGGATCTCGCGGTGTTCGGGCGACTCGAGGGAGTCCATGTCGTCGGGGACGTCGTCCTGCTCGAGGCGCGGTTCGTTGGCCAGTTCCCAGAGTGCGATGGTGGGATCCTCGCGCCACTCGATTCCGCTGATCGAGTTCTCCCGTGTGAGGATGGTTTCGACGTGGGTACGGTACATCTCCCGGGTTTCGTCCATCGTGTAGAACTCGTAGCGCGACTCGCCCCCGGCCCACTCGGCGTACTGGAGCATGCCGCCCTCGTGGTCCCAGTTGTCCACGAGCGTCGCGATGAGCCTGATGCCCCGCTCCCTGGCCGCTTCGATCAGGTAATCGAGGTTCTGGAGGGCCTCCTCGTTGTACTCGCCGGGTTCGGGCTGGAGTGCGAGGGGACCGTCTTTCCCCTCGCCGTGCGCCCAGAACCGGACGAGGTCGATCCCCAGCTCCTGGTAGAGATCCAGGACGTCGTCGATGCGTTGCCTGGTTCCCTCGTATTCGTGGGTGATCCAGAAGTTGTTCGCCCCGTTGAAGTAGACCGGTTCGCCGTCGACGACGAACTCGGTTCCGTCGGTCTCGACGAACGCGAGGTCGTCGGGGTCGGTCATCGGCTCCGCGGCTGCCGCTGCAGTGCCGATGCCCGTCGAGGCGATCGCCGCACCGGCGCCGATCGCTTTGACGAAGCGGCGACGGGTGTGCTGTGCTGTTCGATCAGTCGTGCGACCGTCCGCAATCGATTCGTTCCTGGTCATGTGTATCGGGATTCGTCTTCGCCGAGCGGTCGCTGTGGGTCACCGGACACACGCACGCGTACCGAGCGATCGGTAAGTGGTCGATCCGTGACTGGCGATCGCCAGTGCTCGCGTTGCTCGTTCGGCATCCGGTTTCGCACGTCGTCCGCGTTCCGGGACCGGCCGAGAGTTGGGAGCCGGTAACGGCGATTCCGTCTCGGCTCCCGTTCTCGGTCCGACTACACTCGCTCTACCCCGTATTTGTACAAGTATTTTTATTAGGAAATAATTCGTTTTCCTCGGCCATATGTAATTTTTCTGTCCTCCCGCGACCCCGTTCAGAGCTCCTCGAGCAACTCGAGGATGTCCGAGAAACCGAAACGACCGTTGCCGTCGAAGTCGAACTTCTCGGGGTTGTTCTGGACGCCCTCGGAGTTCCGATGTTCGAACAGAGCGTTGACGTCCCCGTGGGTCGTCTCGTTGTCCCCGTTGACGTCCTCGTAGCGGCCGTCGCCGTCCCTGTCGTAGGCCCTGTGGTCGCCCAGATCGATCCAGTCGGAGTCGCCGCCGCCGACGAACGTGTCGTCTTTCGTGTCCTCGAGCCACTCCCGAACGAACCAGCCCATCTGTTCGGGGTCGTCTTTCAGTTCCCACGGTTCGGCGGCCCCCTCGCCGGGCGAGTCGAAGAAGGTCGGAGCCCACGTGTCGTCGAAACACCAGGCGAGCCAGCCCATGTTCTCGTAGGACTCCATCCACTCGCGAACGGGTTCTCCCCAGTCGCTCGTCGTGCCGGAATCGACGTTTTCTTCGAATTCCTCGGCGGGATCCCACCCGAATTCGGTGACGACCACTGGGACGTCATCGGCCGGCGCACCGTACTCCGGATCGAACGGGCCGACCTCCTCGGTGTCGCCTTCCGACCCCCGTTCGACCGTCTCGTAGGGGAGTCCGTGGGCCGGATAGATGTGGGCGGCGTAGATCAGGTTCTCGCCCTCGAAGGGGTACTCGGGGGCGAACTTGGTCCGAGAGGTCCAGTCGGGTGAGCCGATGACGATCGGCGTCTCGGGAGCGTCGTTCCGAATCAGGTCGACCCACGACTGCGCGGTATCGCGCCACAGCAACCACTCGTCTTCGCGCGTCCGAATATCCGGCCCGTGCTCCCCGTACGACGACCACGTGACTGGGAGCGTCGGTTCGTTGTACAGTTCGAAGAGGACGTTCTCGTCGTCGGCGAAGGCCGGGGCGACCGCGCCCCAGAACTCCGTCAACAGGTCGTCGGTGTCGACGTGTGGATCGAACCCGAGGCCGTCGAGGCTATCGGCCCACCCGTCGTCGACCATTCCTTCCCCGTGGGCCATCGCCTCCACGTACGGTCGAATGAGGTGGAAGTCGATCATCGCGTAGACCCCCCGGTCGGCCAGCAGGTCGACGGCCGGCCGCAACAGGTCCTCCACGATGTAGTCCGTTCCCTCTTCGTGGACCGCGTCCTCCCCGACCGGGAGCCTGACGACGTTCGGATGCCACCGGTCCCCGTCGGTCGCGTGCTCGAGGATCTCCCGCTGACTCTTCGGGAACCACGACGCGTCGATGTAATCCAGCGACGCCGGCGAGAGGCCGCGAAGTTTCACTCGCTTCCCGTCCTCGGTGACGATCCACTTGCCGTCGGTTCCCAGTCGCGGCGTCGGGTTGTCCACGGCCGCTACCGATCCCGACAGCCCGCCGAGTGCGAGCCCGGCCGCGCCGACGCCCGCCGCTTTCACGAACGTCCGTCGCGTCGGTCGGAGCGATCCCCGATCTCCCCGTTCTGGTTGCCGATTCTCTCCCGTAGTGTTATGATCTACCATATTTACTATCACGCATGGTTCGAAGTCAAATATAACTTACTCAAGCGTGTAATAAAATGTCGCTCGAGCGCGGATACTGTGCGAGTGCGACGCTACTGGAACGGGGTCTCGACTGCGGTCGCTCGTATCCCGAAGCGCTCTGCGTTATATCCGCTCGAGCAACTCGAGGATGTCCGAGAAGCCGAAGCGGCCGTTGCCGTCGAAGTCGAACTTCTCGGGGTTGTTCTGGACGCCGTCGGCGTTTCGGTTCTCGAAGAGGGCGTTGACGTCGCCGTGGGTCGTCTCGTTGTCCCCGTTGACGTCCTCGTAACGGCCGTCGCCGTCGAGATCCCGCGCCTCGTACTCGCCGACCGATATCGTCTCGTTGCCGTCGCCGCCGTCGTCCCCGTCACCGATTGTCCGCGTGTCGAAGGGAACCTTGTCGTTTTTGTGCTCCTCGAGCATCTGCTTGATGTAGACGCCGCTGTCCTCGCCCCCGATCAGGTCCCACTCGCAGGGAAGCTCGTCGCATCCGACCGGGAGGTCCTCGAAGGGCGTGTCGTAGAAGTTGTCGTTGACGAGGTCGAGTTCGCCCTCTTCCGGCGCGTTCGGGTTGTCGAACATCTTCGGCAGCCAGCGGACGTCGGCACACCAGCCGACCCAGCTGATTCGGTCGTCCTGCTCGACCTGGTCGAGGAACGGAACACCGTACTCGGGGAGCGTCCCCTGCCCGGTGGTCGTCCCGCGCAGCCAGTGGGAGACGTCCGCGTCGTTGATCCAGCCGAACTCGGTGATCGCGACGGGGTGGTGCTCCATCGCGTTCTGCAGACCCGCCGCCTCGTAGGCTTCCCAGCCGTAACACTCCTGCTCGTAGGGGTCGTCCTCCACCGGGAGATAGGGGCTCTCGAGGTCCTCGCCGGTTTCGGCCTCGACCGCGTCGGGGCTCTGGTAGTTCGTGTCGTTGAACCAGTTGTTCATCTGGCTGACGTCGTGGCCCGCGTAGTTGTGCCAGGTGACGGCGATGTTGTCGTAGCCCGCGTCGTTGAAGTTCCGCCAGTGAAGCGCCTGCACCGACTGACACCAGCCGGGGACGCCGACCAGCAGGACGCGATCGGACTGGTACTCCCTGATCTTCTCGATGATCGGTCCCATGAACTGATCGAGGAACGTGTCCCAGAGGGGCTTCTGCTTGAACGCCCCGCAACCCTCGACGGGACCCCAGATCCCCGGCGCGGTCGGCTCGTTGTACGGCTCGAAGAGCACGTGCTCCATCTCGCCGTAGCGCTCGGCCACCACGTCCCAGAACATGAGGACTTCGTCGAGCAGCTCCTGGTTGACCGTCCAGTTCTCGTACGCGTACGGCGTGCCCTCGAGGTTGCCCTCGCTAATCCCTTCGACGTAGTCGTCACCGGGCGTGTTCTCGATGTACGTCTGGTCGACGTACCCCCAGGAGCCGGGCGCGTCCTTGCCGAACATCTCGTGGCTGTTGTACGCCCAGTAGTTCGTGTACTCGCTGTTGTAGGGCAGGTGGTTCTCGGCGTAGG
This portion of the Natrinema salinisoli genome encodes:
- a CDS encoding glycoside hydrolase 5 family protein, with translation MTRNESIADGRTTDRTAQHTRRRFVKAIGAGAAIASTGIGTAAAAAEPMTDPDDLAFVETDGTEFVVDGEPVYFNGANNFWITHEYEGTRQRIDDVLDLYQELGIDLVRFWAHGEGKDGPLALQPEPGEYNEEALQNLDYLIEAARERGIRLIATLVDNWDHEGGMLQYAEWAGGESRYEFYTMDETREMYRTHVETILTRENSISGIEWREDPTIALWELANEPRLEQDDVPDDMDSLESPEHREILGTWFEDMSTYVNDLDGNHLVSTGSEGHYYGTREDEYPDGNWDGQDYVDHHSIETIDACSFHLYPDHWNFPLEEGAAYIRNRVVDAHEEIGKPAYLGEFNVDDTQHDLETKNETLASWYDVADEYDCNAVLPWQVVLEETQDHDGFQLYASESGHLIEEYAAIVDEKSGGSGHDTISVGEYEARDLDDDGLYEDVNGDNETTHGDVNALFEHRDSDGVRNNPEKFDFDGNGRFGFSDILELLEEI
- a CDS encoding glycoside hydrolase family 5 protein; translated protein: MVDHNTTGENRQPERGDRGSLRPTRRTFVKAAGVGAAGLALGGLSGSVAAVDNPTPRLGTDGKWIVTEDGKRVKLRGLSPASLDYIDASWFPKSQREILEHATDGDRWHPNVVRLPVGEDAVHEEGTDYIVEDLLRPAVDLLADRGVYAMIDFHLIRPYVEAMAHGEGMVDDGWADSLDGLGFDPHVDTDDLLTEFWGAVAPAFADDENVLFELYNEPTLPVTWSSYGEHGPDIRTREDEWLLWRDTAQSWVDLIRNDAPETPIVIGSPDWTSRTKFAPEYPFEGENLIYAAHIYPAHGLPYETVERGSEGDTEEVGPFDPEYGAPADDVPVVVTEFGWDPAEEFEENVDSGTTSDWGEPVREWMESYENMGWLAWCFDDTWAPTFFDSPGEGAAEPWELKDDPEQMGWFVREWLEDTKDDTFVGGGDSDWIDLGDHRAYDRDGDGRYEDVNGDNETTHGDVNALFEHRNSEGVQNNPEKFDFDGNGRFGFSDILELLEEL
- a CDS encoding cellulase family glycosylhydrolase — its product is MKQTDNAQQTDEPTNESTRRSVLKRTEDDATSPINLTRRSVMRTTAAAGVAGLGMSAGFAGSAAAGGLDEFQDLTVSDDNRIVNEDGETFKMRGLSIPDPKRLHRTRNLRGKTPEQLLDMVTNNEAGWHPRVIRVPAQPQDIGTKDDGSHHPMGHTGPEYEYGELESPQAVDDDRRKQRPAQPQAFTREELEDYLENYYDPIVERCKERGVYCIVDYHRHWHEQPPGIEEPAYAENHLPYNSEYTNYWAYNSHEMFGKDAPGSWGYVDQTYIENTPGDDYVEGISEGNLEGTPYAYENWTVNQELLDEVLMFWDVVAERYGEMEHVLFEPYNEPTAPGIWGPVEGCGAFKQKPLWDTFLDQFMGPIIEKIREYQSDRVLLVGVPGWCQSVQALHWRNFNDAGYDNIAVTWHNYAGHDVSQMNNWFNDTNYQSPDAVEAETGEDLESPYLPVEDDPYEQECYGWEAYEAAGLQNAMEHHPVAITEFGWINDADVSHWLRGTTTGQGTLPEYGVPFLDQVEQDDRISWVGWCADVRWLPKMFDNPNAPEEGELDLVNDNFYDTPFEDLPVGCDELPCEWDLIGGEDSGVYIKQMLEEHKNDKVPFDTRTIGDGDDGGDGNETISVGEYEARDLDGDGRYEDVNGDNETTHGDVNALFENRNADGVQNNPEKFDFDGNGRFGFSDILELLERI